Proteins encoded together in one Mycobacterium sp. MS1601 window:
- a CDS encoding TetR/AcrR family transcriptional regulator, whose amino-acid sequence MATRSRRGRPRGDALSRERIVAAAIEMLDEEGEGALTFRQLTARLGTGSGAIYWHVADKEELLAAAADVVVARAVAGAAADLEPRESIRAVALGVFDAFNAHPWLGAQLARVPWQPAVLHLFEGVGLPLQALGVPYAAQFNAATALVSYFVALAAQHAAATRLQLRETDRPTFLAAIAAQWSAQYDSSTHPFVHHLAEQLAEHDDREQFIAGLELILAGIDTLREE is encoded by the coding sequence ATGGCGACTAGGAGTCGACGAGGCCGACCGCGCGGTGACGCGCTGTCCAGGGAGCGGATTGTGGCGGCGGCCATCGAGATGCTCGACGAGGAGGGCGAGGGCGCGCTGACCTTCCGTCAGCTCACCGCTCGCCTCGGAACGGGCAGCGGCGCAATCTACTGGCACGTCGCCGACAAGGAGGAACTATTGGCGGCGGCGGCCGACGTCGTCGTCGCTCGCGCCGTGGCCGGCGCCGCCGCCGACCTGGAACCGAGGGAGAGTATCCGTGCCGTCGCCCTCGGGGTGTTCGATGCGTTCAACGCACACCCGTGGCTGGGCGCCCAGCTGGCCCGAGTGCCATGGCAACCGGCGGTGCTGCATCTCTTCGAAGGCGTCGGCTTGCCCCTGCAGGCTCTCGGAGTGCCTTACGCTGCGCAGTTCAACGCCGCTACCGCGCTCGTCAGCTACTTTGTTGCCTTGGCTGCGCAACACGCTGCGGCCACCCGGTTGCAGCTGCGCGAGACGGACCGACCGACCTTCCTGGCGGCCATCGCCGCGCAATGGTCGGCGCAGTACGACTCGAGCACCCACCCGTTCGTGCACCACCTTGCCGAACAGCTGGCCGAGCATGACGACCGTGAGCAGTTCATCGCCGGACTCGAACTCATTCTTGCGGGAATCGACACACTCCGCGAGGAGTGA
- a CDS encoding antitoxin MazE-like protein, with translation MAVRERVGEYRRRMRERGLRPLQVWVPDVRTESFAAEAHRQASLVARADEGTDDQDFIEAISTPWDEE, from the coding sequence GTGGCAGTGAGGGAAAGGGTCGGCGAGTATCGACGGCGGATGCGGGAGCGGGGCCTGCGGCCGCTGCAGGTCTGGGTGCCTGACGTGCGCACCGAGAGTTTTGCCGCCGAAGCACATCGTCAGGCTTCGTTAGTCGCACGAGCGGACGAAGGCACAGATGACCAGGACTTCATTGAGGCCATCTCGACGCCGTGGGACGAGGAGTGA
- a CDS encoding type II toxin-antitoxin system PemK/MazF family toxin, translating into MNRGEIWTVAGGVYATKPRPAVIVQDDLFDATSSVTVAPMSSTLLDAPLMRIRIAGGDGRLSGLDHDSDVMIDKLTTVKRSNVHARVGRLTAEQVVEVERAMMAFLGLAR; encoded by the coding sequence GTGAACAGAGGGGAGATCTGGACCGTGGCGGGGGGCGTCTACGCGACCAAACCGCGTCCCGCGGTGATTGTTCAGGATGACCTTTTTGATGCCACGAGTTCCGTCACTGTTGCTCCCATGTCCAGCACGCTGCTGGATGCGCCTTTGATGCGCATCCGGATAGCCGGCGGAGACGGCCGGTTGTCCGGACTCGATCACGACAGTGACGTGATGATCGACAAGCTCACAACCGTCAAAAGGTCGAACGTCCACGCCCGAGTCGGTCGGCTGACAGCGGAGCAAGTCGTCGAGGTCGAGCGAGCGATGATGGCATTCCTCGGCCTTGCCCGATAG
- a CDS encoding nitroreductase family deazaflavin-dependent oxidoreductase, with protein MPIPKSVARLNRVGLNKITQRIAPWAPGFGLVIHQGRSSGRSYKTPVNVFRTPTGVRIALTYGADSQWVKNVVAAQGCTLRTQGRTLTLSEPRIVHDPERTSIRPLERRVLGMLAVDDFLDLNECHESAG; from the coding sequence ATGCCAATTCCGAAGTCGGTGGCCCGGTTGAATCGAGTGGGCCTCAATAAAATCACCCAACGCATTGCGCCCTGGGCACCCGGGTTTGGGCTGGTGATTCACCAGGGTCGCAGCTCCGGGCGAAGCTATAAAACCCCCGTCAATGTCTTTCGGACGCCAACCGGGGTACGCATCGCCCTCACCTACGGCGCCGATAGCCAATGGGTGAAGAATGTCGTCGCGGCACAGGGTTGTACGCTGCGAACCCAGGGCCGCACGCTGACCTTATCCGAGCCGCGGATCGTCCACGACCCAGAGCGCACGAGCATCAGACCACTCGAGCGACGGGTACTGGGCATGTTGGCGGTTGACGACTTCCTCGACCTGAACGAGTGCCACGAATCAGCCGGATAA
- a CDS encoding CynX/NimT family MFS transporter, which translates to MKQSNHQDVSPSNLREKPVSVVAGGALLAVAVVLTALNLRPAVTSVAPLLGEMREEFGASATWAGLLTTLPALCFAAAGLTAPRLSARIGLGRTVSLSLLIIAAGLLIRAAGGSTVVLGASLVACAGIALVNVLIPVVIKGSFPARIGLMTGIYTAALQAGGALGSAVTPGLEGPLGGWRPALAVWAALALIALAVWVPVSRRHGAAWVRRIEHAEPPRSLLRNRLAWTVTVFFGCQAFMAYIVMGWLPEVFIDNGVPKVQAGVLVGLASLIGVPIALVVAPVAARRGSQSEWIVGLGLFGVVGILGVMLAPAAQPVLWSVLIGIGQSVFALALAVIALRARTAEETAQLSGMAQGLGYLIAGTGPLLFGVLHDVSGGWTVPWSLFLVVYAVQMATGAVAGRNRYV; encoded by the coding sequence ATGAAACAATCCAATCATCAGGACGTTTCACCGTCGAATCTCCGGGAGAAGCCTGTCTCGGTTGTCGCCGGGGGTGCACTACTGGCGGTGGCGGTGGTACTCACCGCGCTGAACCTGCGGCCCGCGGTGACCAGCGTCGCGCCACTGCTGGGTGAGATGCGCGAGGAATTTGGCGCCTCGGCCACCTGGGCCGGTCTCCTCACCACCTTGCCCGCGCTATGTTTCGCCGCCGCCGGACTGACCGCCCCACGGCTGTCGGCCCGGATCGGGCTGGGGCGCACGGTGTCACTGTCGCTGCTGATCATCGCGGCAGGCCTGCTCATCCGCGCCGCCGGCGGATCCACCGTGGTGCTGGGCGCCAGCCTCGTCGCCTGTGCCGGTATTGCCTTGGTCAACGTGCTGATCCCCGTCGTGATCAAAGGGTCGTTCCCGGCCCGGATCGGCCTGATGACCGGTATCTACACCGCTGCGCTGCAAGCAGGTGGGGCCTTGGGGTCGGCGGTCACGCCCGGTCTCGAGGGGCCGCTGGGCGGCTGGCGGCCGGCGCTGGCGGTGTGGGCGGCGCTGGCACTGATCGCCCTGGCCGTGTGGGTGCCGGTCTCCCGGCGCCATGGCGCGGCCTGGGTCCGACGGATCGAACACGCCGAGCCGCCACGTTCGCTGCTGCGCAACCGCCTGGCGTGGACTGTCACCGTGTTCTTCGGGTGCCAGGCCTTCATGGCCTACATCGTGATGGGTTGGTTGCCCGAGGTGTTCATCGACAACGGGGTGCCCAAGGTGCAGGCCGGTGTCCTGGTAGGCCTGGCCTCGCTCATCGGTGTGCCGATCGCGCTGGTGGTCGCCCCCGTGGCCGCTCGCCGCGGGAGTCAGAGCGAGTGGATCGTCGGGCTCGGCCTGTTCGGAGTGGTGGGCATTCTCGGCGTCATGCTGGCGCCGGCGGCCCAGCCGGTGCTGTGGAGTGTGCTCATCGGCATCGGGCAGAGCGTCTTCGCTTTGGCTCTCGCCGTGATCGCACTGCGCGCCCGGACCGCGGAGGAAACTGCGCAACTGTCCGGGATGGCCCAGGGACTGGGCTACCTGATCGCCGGTACCGGGCCCCTGCTGTTCGGCGTGCTCCACGACGTCAGCGGTGGCTGGACGGTGCCGTGGAGCCTGTTCCTCGTGGTCTACGCCGTGCAGATGGCCACCGGCGCCGTCGCCGGACGCAACCGCTACGTCTAG
- a CDS encoding FadR/GntR family transcriptional regulator encodes MPLTTTRRTGLVDQVIEQLRSSVNTGEWPVDERIPNESVLVEHLGVGRNTVREAVRALAHAGILEVRQGDGTYVRATSEVSGALRRLCGSELREILQVRRALEVEGARLAALNHTADELGELRALLARSQDCLLSGEEEFARADADFHLAVVRCSHNAILIELYRGLLETIAASVAATTKTFAKALAVDHSNVVAHIAAGDEHAAAQAAGRLFDHLLGDAGP; translated from the coding sequence GTGCCGTTGACCACCACGCGTCGCACCGGCCTCGTTGATCAGGTGATCGAACAACTGCGGAGCTCGGTGAACACTGGGGAGTGGCCGGTGGATGAGCGCATCCCCAACGAGTCCGTACTCGTCGAACACCTCGGGGTGGGCCGCAACACCGTCCGCGAGGCCGTCCGCGCCCTGGCTCACGCCGGGATCTTGGAAGTCCGCCAGGGCGACGGCACCTACGTGCGCGCCACCAGCGAGGTATCCGGTGCGCTCCGACGACTGTGCGGCAGCGAGCTGCGTGAGATCCTGCAGGTCCGGCGGGCCCTTGAGGTCGAAGGTGCCCGGCTGGCAGCGCTCAACCACACCGCCGACGAACTCGGTGAACTGCGCGCGCTGTTGGCCAGAAGCCAGGATTGTCTACTTTCTGGGGAGGAGGAATTCGCGCGCGCCGACGCCGACTTCCATCTCGCCGTGGTGCGGTGTTCCCACAACGCGATCCTGATCGAGCTCTACCGCGGCCTGCTGGAGACCATTGCCGCCAGCGTGGCGGCCACCACCAAGACTTTCGCCAAGGCGCTGGCCGTCGACCACAGCAACGTGGTGGCGCACATCGCCGCCGGCGACGAGCACGCAGCCGCGCAAGCGGCGGGGCGGCTCTTCGATCACCTGCTCGGCGACGCAGGCCCTTAA